The following coding sequences are from one Verrucosispora sp. WMMD573 window:
- a CDS encoding thiamine pyrophosphate-requiring protein yields the protein MSADHVGTYVPAEPWPLPRDASVADHVVQRLACWGVRRYFGFPGDGINGMTSALQRTNEQVQFVQVRHEETAGFAASAHVKYGGGPLGAVLVTSGPGAIHALNGLYDAKLDHQPVVALVGHTALTAEGGGYYQEVDLLALYKDVAAAFLAQLDHPSQVRHLVDRACRTALARRTVTALVLPLDVQDLPAVPNPPHAHGFYHTSSVPSSGPTVPPEADIRHAAEVLGTGERVAMLVGQGALGAENEVREIAHRLGAGVATALLGFTAVDHREPWVTGAIGLLGTRPSWQLMNQCDRLLIVGSNMPYSEFYPPPGQARAVQIDHDGTQLGLRYPTEVNLTGDAAATLRALLAALGPGPGPTRWRETIAGATAGWRQSQRELAEQNAHPVNPQLLFARLSERLPEDVMLAVDCGTTTAWYARHIKVRPGMLASLSGTLLSMGGAMPYALAAKFAHPDRPLVALIGDGAMQMNGVNELITVAKYWRGWADPRFVVLVLNNRDLAFVSWEQRSDEGTPMFPDSQQLPDIAYHHWGEVLGLRGELVDRPDQVTDVWDRALRADRPTVINALVDPAELMMPPHFTAEQARKTAAAMLRGDTDWAGIVRRGIPSVVTTYRPRRP from the coding sequence ATGAGCGCAGACCACGTCGGCACGTACGTGCCGGCCGAGCCGTGGCCGTTGCCCCGCGACGCCAGCGTCGCGGACCACGTCGTGCAGCGGCTCGCCTGCTGGGGTGTGCGCCGGTACTTCGGCTTCCCGGGCGACGGCATCAACGGGATGACCTCGGCCCTGCAACGCACAAACGAACAGGTGCAGTTCGTCCAGGTGCGGCACGAGGAGACCGCCGGGTTCGCCGCCTCGGCGCACGTCAAGTACGGCGGTGGGCCGCTCGGTGCGGTGCTGGTGACCAGTGGTCCCGGCGCCATCCACGCGCTCAACGGTCTCTACGACGCGAAACTTGATCACCAGCCGGTGGTCGCCCTGGTCGGGCACACCGCCCTCACCGCCGAGGGGGGTGGCTACTACCAGGAGGTGGACCTGCTCGCCCTCTACAAGGACGTGGCGGCGGCGTTCCTGGCTCAACTCGACCACCCGTCCCAGGTACGACACCTGGTGGACCGGGCGTGCCGGACCGCGCTGGCCCGGCGTACCGTGACCGCCCTGGTGCTGCCGCTCGACGTGCAGGACCTGCCGGCGGTGCCCAACCCGCCGCACGCACACGGCTTCTACCACACCAGCAGCGTGCCGAGCAGCGGCCCGACCGTGCCGCCGGAGGCGGACATCCGGCACGCCGCCGAGGTGCTGGGCACCGGCGAGCGGGTGGCCATGCTTGTCGGCCAGGGCGCGCTCGGCGCCGAGAACGAGGTACGCGAGATCGCCCACCGTCTCGGCGCGGGCGTGGCGACGGCGCTGCTCGGGTTCACCGCCGTGGACCACCGCGAGCCGTGGGTGACCGGCGCCATCGGTCTGCTCGGCACCCGGCCCAGCTGGCAGTTGATGAACCAGTGCGACCGGCTGCTCATCGTGGGCAGCAACATGCCGTACTCGGAGTTCTACCCGCCGCCCGGGCAGGCGCGGGCGGTGCAGATCGACCATGACGGCACCCAGCTCGGTCTGCGCTACCCGACCGAGGTGAACCTGACAGGTGACGCCGCAGCGACCCTGCGGGCGCTGCTGGCCGCACTCGGCCCCGGACCGGGACCGACCCGCTGGCGGGAGACCATCGCCGGGGCCACCGCCGGGTGGCGGCAGTCGCAGCGGGAACTGGCCGAGCAGAACGCCCACCCGGTCAACCCGCAGCTGCTCTTCGCCCGCCTCAGCGAACGCCTGCCCGAGGACGTGATGCTCGCCGTCGACTGCGGCACGACCACCGCCTGGTACGCCCGGCACATCAAGGTGCGTCCGGGGATGCTGGCCAGCCTGTCGGGCACCCTGCTGTCCATGGGCGGTGCCATGCCGTACGCCCTGGCGGCCAAGTTCGCCCACCCGGATCGTCCGCTGGTGGCCCTGATCGGCGACGGCGCGATGCAGATGAACGGGGTCAACGAGCTGATCACGGTGGCCAAGTACTGGCGGGGCTGGGCCGACCCCCGGTTCGTGGTGCTGGTGCTCAACAACCGCGATCTGGCCTTCGTCAGCTGGGAGCAACGCTCCGACGAGGGCACCCCGATGTTCCCGGACAGCCAGCAGCTGCCCGACATCGCGTACCACCACTGGGGTGAGGTGCTGGGGCTACGCGGCGAGCTGGTAGACCGCCCGGACCAGGTGACCGACGTCTGGGACCGGGCACTGCGCGCCGACCGCCCGACGGTGATCAACGCGCTGGTCGACCCGGCCGAGCTGATGATGCCCCCACACTTCACCGCAGAACAGGCCCGCAAGACCGCCGCCGCCATGTTGCGCGGCGACACCGACTGGGCCGGTATCGTCCGCCGCGGCATCCCCAGCGTAGTAACCACCTACCGCCCCCGCCGCCCCTAA
- a CDS encoding transglycosylase domain-containing protein translates to MATPTPLSRLFTVVLAGVLAGLVLAVAALPGNLLLGFAAKAALGNYAALPEALRTPATPQRSYLYANDGKTLITTFYDVNRTDVALAEIAPVMRQAIVAAEDRRFYDHGGVDLRGMLRAVVSNVTEGSGQGGSTLTMQYVRNVLKTDPSRTAAERAAATEPTIGRKLQEIRYANALEQRLSKDEILNRYLNIAYFGSGAYGVAAASQRYFSKAPADLTLAEAALLAGLVQSPEAYSPIDGDADAALERRGYVLDSMVETGAITAEQAAEARAEKVTLEPNEQANGCAATAGGRDGWGFFCDYLRRWWVAQPEFGDTAQEREQALRRGGYTVVTTLDPQIQATAQIQATGIYGYDNPRAVPIAAVEPGTGRVLAMAVNRHYSLDDNPDGQANYPNTVNPLISGGAGVAGYQAGSTFKLFTMLAALESGRTLSTGFDAPTRLPTRYPAEGESSCDGRWCPANANPEWMDGYRMMWDGFGRSVNTYFVWLAEQVGPEKVVEMAQRLGITFRAESDADFAEHDAADWGAFTLGVAATTPLDLANAYATVAAEGTYCAPLPVVSVTAPDGQRLPVGDPDCREVLDPDVARAATDAARCPVGQQSAFGQCNGGTATAVNRILDGRPVAGKTGSSDQAATESFVGFAPQVAVAGIAANPDDPTDHVGAAVQARVIDAVARTIATAVEGQPEQGFTPPSRELVGTPRRPVERDPLPDPRRTPDNPLSDLRRWLQGRG, encoded by the coding sequence ATGGCCACCCCTACGCCGCTGTCGCGGCTGTTCACCGTCGTACTGGCCGGCGTGCTCGCCGGTCTGGTCCTGGCGGTCGCCGCGCTGCCGGGCAACCTGTTGCTCGGTTTCGCCGCGAAGGCGGCGCTCGGGAACTACGCCGCGCTGCCCGAGGCGTTGCGGACCCCGGCCACCCCGCAACGGTCCTACCTTTACGCCAACGACGGCAAGACGTTGATCACCACGTTCTACGACGTCAACCGGACCGACGTGGCGCTGGCGGAGATCGCGCCGGTGATGCGCCAGGCCATCGTGGCCGCCGAGGACCGGCGCTTCTACGACCACGGCGGGGTCGACCTGCGCGGCATGCTCCGGGCAGTGGTCAGCAACGTCACCGAGGGCAGCGGGCAGGGCGGCTCGACGCTGACCATGCAGTACGTCCGCAACGTGCTCAAGACCGACCCGAGCCGCACCGCGGCGGAGCGTGCCGCGGCCACCGAACCGACGATCGGTCGCAAGCTCCAGGAGATCCGGTACGCCAACGCGCTGGAACAGCGTCTCAGCAAGGACGAGATCCTCAACCGCTACCTCAACATCGCGTACTTCGGCTCCGGGGCGTACGGGGTGGCCGCGGCGAGCCAGCGTTACTTCTCCAAGGCCCCGGCCGACCTGACTCTCGCCGAGGCGGCGCTGCTCGCCGGCCTGGTGCAGTCGCCGGAGGCGTACAGCCCGATTGACGGCGACGCCGACGCGGCGTTGGAGCGCCGGGGATACGTGCTGGACTCCATGGTCGAGACCGGCGCGATCACCGCCGAGCAGGCCGCCGAGGCCCGGGCCGAGAAGGTGACGCTGGAGCCGAACGAGCAGGCCAACGGCTGCGCCGCCACCGCCGGCGGGCGCGACGGATGGGGCTTCTTCTGCGACTACCTGCGCCGCTGGTGGGTCGCCCAGCCGGAGTTCGGCGACACCGCGCAGGAGCGGGAGCAGGCACTACGACGCGGCGGCTACACCGTGGTGACGACGCTGGATCCGCAGATCCAGGCCACCGCGCAGATCCAGGCCACCGGCATCTACGGGTACGACAACCCGCGTGCCGTACCGATCGCCGCCGTCGAGCCCGGCACCGGTCGTGTCCTGGCCATGGCGGTCAACCGGCACTACAGCCTCGACGACAACCCCGACGGGCAGGCCAACTACCCGAACACCGTCAACCCGTTGATCTCCGGCGGTGCCGGTGTCGCCGGCTACCAGGCCGGCTCCACCTTCAAGCTGTTCACCATGCTCGCCGCGCTGGAGTCCGGACGGACCCTGTCCACCGGTTTCGACGCGCCGACTCGGCTGCCCACCCGGTACCCGGCCGAGGGAGAGAGCAGCTGCGACGGCCGTTGGTGCCCGGCCAACGCCAACCCGGAGTGGATGGACGGCTACCGGATGATGTGGGACGGCTTCGGTCGTTCGGTGAACACCTACTTCGTCTGGCTGGCCGAGCAGGTCGGGCCGGAGAAGGTGGTCGAGATGGCCCAGCGACTGGGCATCACCTTCCGCGCCGAGTCCGACGCCGACTTCGCCGAGCACGACGCGGCCGACTGGGGCGCGTTCACCCTCGGCGTGGCCGCCACCACCCCACTCGACCTGGCCAACGCGTACGCGACGGTGGCGGCCGAGGGGACGTACTGCGCGCCGCTGCCGGTGGTGTCGGTGACCGCGCCGGACGGTCAGCGGCTGCCGGTCGGCGACCCGGACTGCCGCGAGGTGCTCGACCCCGACGTGGCCCGCGCCGCCACCGACGCGGCGCGCTGTCCGGTGGGTCAGCAGTCCGCCTTCGGGCAGTGCAACGGGGGCACCGCCACCGCCGTGAACCGGATCCTCGACGGGCGCCCGGTGGCCGGCAAGACCGGCAGCTCCGACCAGGCCGCCACGGAGAGCTTCGTCGGCTTCGCCCCGCAGGTCGCGGTCGCCGGCATCGCCGCCAACCCGGACGACCCGACCGACCACGTCGGCGCCGCCGTGCAGGCCCGGGTGATCGACGCGGTCGCCCGGACCATCGCCACGGCGGTCGAGGGCCAGCCGGAACAGGGGTTCACCCCACCCAGCCGTGAACTCGTCGGCACCCCCCGCCGCCCGGTCGAACGCGACCCGCTTCCCGATCCCCGCCGCACCCCCGACAATCCCCTGTCCGACCTCCGCCGCTGGCTCCAGGGCCGAGGCTAA
- a CDS encoding class I SAM-dependent methyltransferase, with translation MTEPDSSMQQMSSADLIERARRANVFFRASYEGTDPQSVRLPGAAVDELIQSLASGVHQELCQIVPYSAVSRPAELFSRAVFQQLARHATIRRMYLVPGEDVGGTEVDRQVDEDRQHHLHPVKVALSIGGETLQVPMADMWLIDRRVVVRQEVGRDGVTSWVVSRHSEDVERASLLWEALMRRVPASAQRARPPGPALTHSLIQSAKMLYAMAPMSCGPSHQDSLNCSWYHSAWQYLRLFDMVSSPQWHAEFYHRRLIEAIRGGARRILISGAADYTTLAFVLDAMRSTTGTLPDQLDVHVVDKCQTPLLACQWYARQAGTEVLLHKADITCPDTVRRLTADEGFDLVVADAFLTRFDRAAAVTVIDSWSALLRPGGQVVTTVRLHPGNEWPTVDAQDDRHQVSDLVDDFELRFRQRALGWRGLLQVQLEELSAAVREYASRMESHDLGDADDVRKAFGRRGFTLAETDIGEVEGELVRTKYLRLCAALSEDDSGSPGG, from the coding sequence ATGACCGAGCCTGATAGCAGCATGCAGCAGATGTCGTCAGCTGACCTGATAGAGCGGGCGCGTCGGGCGAACGTGTTCTTCCGAGCGTCGTACGAGGGCACTGACCCGCAGAGCGTACGGCTGCCAGGCGCCGCGGTGGACGAGCTGATCCAGAGCCTGGCCTCGGGTGTGCACCAGGAACTGTGCCAGATCGTGCCGTACTCGGCGGTCAGCCGGCCGGCGGAGCTGTTCTCCCGGGCGGTGTTCCAGCAGTTGGCACGGCACGCGACGATTCGCCGGATGTATCTGGTGCCGGGCGAGGACGTGGGTGGCACCGAGGTCGACCGGCAGGTGGACGAGGACCGCCAACATCACCTGCACCCGGTCAAGGTGGCACTGAGCATCGGCGGCGAGACGCTCCAGGTCCCGATGGCGGACATGTGGCTGATCGATCGTCGGGTGGTGGTACGTCAGGAGGTGGGCCGCGACGGGGTGACGTCGTGGGTGGTCAGCCGGCATTCCGAGGACGTGGAACGGGCCAGCCTGCTCTGGGAGGCGCTGATGCGTCGGGTGCCGGCCAGCGCGCAGCGGGCACGTCCGCCCGGCCCGGCGCTGACCCACTCCTTGATCCAGTCGGCCAAGATGCTCTACGCGATGGCACCCATGTCGTGCGGTCCCTCGCATCAGGACAGCCTCAACTGCTCCTGGTACCACTCCGCCTGGCAGTATCTGCGACTCTTCGACATGGTGAGCAGCCCACAGTGGCACGCCGAGTTCTACCATCGGCGATTGATCGAGGCCATCCGCGGAGGTGCCCGGCGGATCCTGATCAGCGGCGCCGCCGACTACACCACGCTGGCGTTCGTGCTGGACGCGATGCGATCGACGACGGGCACGCTGCCCGATCAGTTGGACGTTCACGTGGTCGACAAGTGCCAGACGCCGCTGCTTGCCTGCCAGTGGTACGCCCGCCAGGCGGGCACCGAGGTCCTGCTACACAAGGCCGACATCACCTGCCCGGACACGGTGCGCCGGCTGACAGCCGACGAAGGTTTCGACCTGGTCGTCGCCGACGCCTTCCTGACCCGCTTCGACCGGGCGGCGGCGGTCACGGTGATCGACAGCTGGTCGGCGTTGCTGCGTCCGGGGGGCCAGGTGGTGACCACCGTGCGGCTGCATCCCGGCAACGAGTGGCCCACCGTCGACGCGCAGGACGACCGGCACCAGGTGAGCGACCTCGTCGACGACTTCGAGTTGCGATTTCGGCAGCGTGCCCTCGGCTGGCGCGGGCTGCTCCAGGTGCAGTTGGAGGAGCTGTCCGCGGCGGTCCGTGAGTACGCGTCCCGGATGGAGAGCCACGATCTTGGCGATGCCGATGATGTCCGGAAAGCGTTCGGCCGTCGGGGGTTCACCCTCGCCGAGACGGACATCGGTGAGGTCGAGGGGGAGTTGGTCCGCACGAAGTACCTCCGGCTCTGCGCCGCGCTGTCCGAAGACGACAGTGGCAGCCCCGGCGGTTAG
- a CDS encoding L-histidine N(alpha)-methyltransferase produces MPLKFAYAGSAAHTHDTYASSADYLSMLTAAHHEADALISAGMLAVGALTVAEIGPGNGGRSRAFLERLGSRGRPCRRYLALDFSETLLGIACARLTRFAGDRMSVDSHVWDIECGTSCAVERWRAGTAPVVGCLLGHTLGNVEQPVRVLANIRDALCVGDVLLLSVALAPRHTATADAVLAPYRSPEFREAALQPLLAAGLAGADLDFALTWHDDVVVGEAVLRRPARLDDGELAAGHRIRCFQSRRFRPRDVIVAVEEAGWQVRAVAYAPGDAHLVVTAARR; encoded by the coding sequence GTGCCGCTCAAGTTCGCCTACGCCGGCAGCGCCGCGCACACCCACGACACGTATGCCAGTTCCGCGGACTATCTGAGCATGCTGACCGCCGCCCACCACGAGGCGGACGCCCTGATCTCCGCCGGCATGCTGGCCGTGGGGGCACTCACGGTGGCCGAGATCGGGCCGGGCAACGGCGGTCGCAGCAGGGCGTTCCTTGAGCGGCTGGGCAGCCGGGGACGGCCCTGTCGGCGATATCTGGCTCTCGACTTCAGCGAAACCCTGCTCGGCATAGCCTGCGCCCGGCTCACCCGCTTCGCGGGCGACCGGATGAGCGTTGACTCCCACGTGTGGGACATCGAGTGCGGCACCTCCTGTGCGGTGGAGCGATGGCGGGCCGGTACGGCACCGGTGGTGGGCTGCCTGCTCGGCCACACGCTGGGCAACGTCGAGCAACCCGTGAGGGTGTTGGCCAACATCCGGGACGCGCTATGCGTCGGTGACGTGCTGCTGCTCAGCGTCGCCCTCGCCCCGCGGCACACCGCCACGGCGGACGCCGTGCTGGCTCCGTACCGCTCGCCGGAGTTCCGCGAGGCCGCGCTGCAACCGCTGCTGGCCGCCGGCCTAGCCGGGGCCGATCTCGATTTTGCCCTGACCTGGCACGACGACGTGGTGGTCGGCGAGGCGGTGCTGCGCCGACCGGCGCGTCTGGACGACGGTGAGTTGGCCGCCGGGCACCGCATCCGATGTTTCCAGTCCCGCAGGTTCCGTCCTCGTGACGTCATCGTCGCCGTCGAGGAGGCGGGTTGGCAGGTCCGCGCCGTCGCGTACGCACCGGGTGATGCCCACCTGGTCGTGACGGCGGCGCGGCGGTGA
- a CDS encoding SPFH domain-containing protein translates to MEFVVPALLIAVALIAVVTLAKSVRIVPQQRQDVVERLGRYKRTLNPGLNILVPFIDAVRTKVDMREQVVSFPPQPVITSDNLVVSIDTVLYFKVVDSVRATYEISNFLQAIEQLTVTTLRNVIGSLDLERALTSREEINRHLSGVLDETTGRWGIKVTRVEIKAIEPPPSIRDSMEKQMRAERDRRAAILNAEGHKQSQILSAEGEKQAAVLRADGDRQARILQAEGQAKAIRTVFDAIHQANPSQKVLAYQYLQALPQIANGTANKVWIVPTELTRALEGMGGALGGLGQMVGDAPSKEASDDASAVEREAAEAAQAAAAAAQEIHNEVRVAEAQATGGNSPQGLPAPEPVSPAALLNDTSDQRERG, encoded by the coding sequence ATGGAGTTCGTAGTTCCCGCCCTATTGATAGCAGTGGCGCTGATCGCCGTGGTCACCCTGGCCAAGTCGGTGCGGATCGTGCCGCAGCAGCGTCAGGATGTCGTCGAGCGGCTCGGCCGGTACAAGCGCACGCTGAATCCCGGCCTCAACATTCTCGTGCCGTTCATCGACGCGGTACGCACCAAGGTCGACATGCGCGAGCAGGTGGTCAGCTTCCCGCCGCAGCCGGTGATCACCTCGGACAACCTGGTCGTGTCGATCGACACCGTCCTCTACTTCAAGGTGGTGGACTCGGTCCGGGCCACCTACGAGATCTCCAACTTCCTCCAGGCGATCGAGCAGCTGACCGTCACCACGCTGCGTAACGTGATCGGCTCGCTGGACCTGGAACGGGCGCTGACCAGCCGGGAGGAGATCAACCGGCACCTCTCCGGCGTGCTGGACGAGACCACCGGCCGCTGGGGCATCAAGGTGACCCGGGTGGAGATCAAGGCGATCGAGCCGCCGCCGAGCATCCGCGATTCGATGGAGAAGCAGATGCGCGCCGAGCGGGACCGCCGGGCCGCGATCCTGAACGCCGAGGGGCACAAGCAGTCGCAGATCCTCTCGGCCGAGGGTGAGAAGCAGGCGGCGGTGTTGCGCGCCGACGGTGACCGGCAGGCCCGGATCCTGCAGGCCGAGGGTCAGGCGAAGGCGATCCGTACCGTGTTCGACGCCATCCACCAGGCCAACCCGAGCCAGAAGGTGCTCGCCTACCAGTACCTCCAGGCCCTGCCGCAGATCGCCAACGGCACGGCCAACAAGGTGTGGATCGTGCCGACCGAGCTGACCAGGGCCCTCGAAGGTATGGGCGGCGCACTCGGCGGTCTGGGCCAGATGGTCGGTGACGCGCCGAGCAAGGAAGCCTCCGACGATGCCAGCGCCGTCGAGCGGGAGGCCGCGGAGGCCGCACAGGCCGCCGCCGCGGCGGCCCAGGAGATCCACAACGAGGTACGCGTAGCCGAGGCGCAGGCCACCGGCGGCAACAGCCCGCAGGGGCTGCCCGCGCCGGAGCCGGTTTCCCCGGCGGCCCTGCTCAACGACACCTCGGATCAGCGCGAGCGCGGCTGA
- a CDS encoding NfeD family protein: MDAVLWIVLGVVLAVAEIFTATLFLIMFAVGAFAAAGAAALGAPVAVQAVVFAVVSALTVFAARPVIQRHRQTSSDSDDTTFGVEAIEGSTALVLEHVDADRGMVKIDGEVWSARAYDATQVFAPGERVQVIQVKGAVALVWRDVTTPGELPEAER; encoded by the coding sequence GTGGATGCCGTGTTGTGGATCGTGCTGGGTGTGGTGCTGGCGGTCGCTGAGATCTTCACGGCGACCCTGTTCCTGATCATGTTCGCGGTCGGCGCGTTCGCCGCCGCGGGCGCCGCCGCGCTGGGTGCGCCGGTGGCCGTGCAGGCTGTGGTCTTCGCGGTCGTCTCCGCACTTACCGTGTTCGCCGCGCGGCCGGTCATCCAGCGACACAGACAGACCAGCTCCGACAGCGACGACACCACCTTCGGGGTCGAGGCGATCGAGGGCTCCACCGCCCTGGTGCTTGAGCACGTGGACGCCGACCGGGGCATGGTGAAGATCGACGGCGAGGTGTGGAGCGCCCGCGCCTACGACGCCACCCAGGTTTTCGCACCCGGCGAGCGGGTGCAGGTTATCCAGGTCAAGGGAGCGGTAGCCCTGGTCTGGCGGGACGTCACCACTCCCGGTGAGCTACCCGAAGCGGAAAGGTGA
- a CDS encoding serine hydrolase domain-containing protein, protein MPLRPETARQVDALVADAQSAGHVPSLIIGVVRDGALAHLAAAGTQPLPDADLQYRIGSITKTMTAVLVMQERDAGRLALDDPLRRYLPEAAAAGPVTLRQLLGHAGGLQREPDGPWWERSEGVDLAALLAGFSVTKVAHPPHRVWHYSNLAYGLLGGALERVTGTPWAQLTQERILDPLGLHRTTYAATEPFARGYVLHPWHDTLREEPRTDSRAMAPAGQIWSTVTDLARWAAFLADPDPAVLNPTTVDEMCAPVILSDLDAWRGGYGLGIQLTRDGDRVHVGHGGSMPGYVATLAVHRPSRTGVVGFANSYGFRTGGIGPLGHQILTHVLDVEPVPTRPWQPAEAPPPADLAPLTGRWWWMGTSLDVSWDRATGELVGILRGDRVSRYAPEGPDRWRGVSGVENGEVLAVLRDEAGRPAALDVATFVFTRDPDSEP, encoded by the coding sequence GTGCCCCTGCGTCCCGAAACCGCCCGACAGGTCGACGCTCTGGTGGCCGACGCGCAGTCCGCCGGCCACGTCCCATCGCTGATCATCGGCGTGGTCCGCGACGGCGCGCTTGCCCATCTGGCCGCCGCCGGCACGCAGCCGCTCCCCGACGCCGATCTCCAGTACCGGATCGGTTCGATCACCAAGACGATGACCGCCGTACTGGTCATGCAGGAACGCGACGCCGGCCGGCTGGCCCTGGACGACCCACTGCGCCGATACCTGCCCGAGGCCGCCGCGGCCGGGCCGGTCACCCTGCGGCAGTTGCTCGGACACGCCGGCGGTCTGCAACGCGAACCCGACGGGCCGTGGTGGGAACGCAGCGAGGGCGTCGACCTGGCCGCCCTGCTGGCCGGGTTCAGCGTCACGAAGGTCGCGCACCCGCCGCACCGCGTCTGGCACTACTCGAACCTGGCGTACGGGCTGCTCGGCGGCGCGCTGGAGCGGGTCACCGGCACGCCCTGGGCACAGTTGACGCAGGAACGGATCCTGGACCCACTCGGACTACACCGCACCACCTACGCCGCCACCGAGCCGTTCGCCCGTGGATACGTGCTGCACCCCTGGCACGACACGCTGCGGGAGGAGCCACGGACCGACAGCCGGGCGATGGCGCCGGCCGGTCAGATCTGGTCCACCGTCACCGATCTCGCCCGCTGGGCGGCCTTCCTCGCCGACCCGGACCCGGCCGTGCTCAACCCCACCACCGTCGACGAGATGTGCGCACCGGTGATCCTCAGCGACCTCGACGCCTGGCGCGGCGGATACGGCCTCGGCATCCAGCTCACCCGCGACGGCGACCGGGTCCACGTCGGGCACGGCGGCTCGATGCCCGGTTACGTCGCCACGCTGGCCGTGCACCGTCCCAGCCGCACCGGCGTCGTCGGCTTCGCCAACTCGTACGGCTTCCGCACCGGCGGGATCGGGCCACTCGGTCACCAGATCCTCACCCACGTGCTCGACGTCGAGCCGGTGCCGACCCGGCCGTGGCAGCCGGCCGAGGCCCCACCGCCGGCCGACCTGGCTCCGCTGACCGGACGCTGGTGGTGGATGGGCACCTCGCTCGACGTCAGCTGGGACCGGGCAACCGGCGAACTGGTCGGCATCCTGCGCGGCGACCGGGTCAGCCGCTACGCCCCGGAGGGCCCGGACCGGTGGCGCGGCGTCAGCGGCGTCGAGAACGGCGAGGTGCTGGCGGTGCTACGCGACGAGGCGGGCCGCCCGGCCGCGCTGGACGTCGCCACCTTCGTCTTCACCCGTGACCCGGACAGTGAGCCCTGA
- a CDS encoding AI-2E family transporter encodes MHVSRLGQLRQRLRQAYAAGRESVRAAREREQARRAERAVVERDRLMPEPVPPTDDGAVSTTSRDDADVPRALRIAAAWSWRLIVIGIVGWALLRIFGAIRVVIVPLLVALLLAALLAPAVGWLLRARLPRTLATAVVLIGGLAAVVGTLTLVVNEFIAGLPELSASAAAGIGQIQTWLRDGPLNLSDTQLDRYIEAGQNWINENSQALTSNALATAGTVVEVFTGALLVLFATFFFLRDGDRIWRFLVGMFPVAARWRVNDAGRAAWRTLVAYVRATVLVAFIDAVGIGIALVLFDVPFAFPLTALVFLGAFIPIVGATLSGAVAVLVALVDAGWVTALIIFGAVIVVQQVEGNVLQPWIMGRAVALHPLPVVLAVTAGVVLEGIVGALVAVPLIAVLNTAVRRLSRQRPTTPPPAPEAVVVRSTPV; translated from the coding sequence ATGCACGTGAGCCGGTTAGGGCAACTGCGACAGCGGTTGCGTCAGGCGTACGCGGCGGGACGCGAGTCGGTGCGTGCGGCCCGCGAGCGGGAGCAGGCGCGGCGTGCCGAGCGGGCAGTTGTGGAGCGGGATCGGCTGATGCCTGAACCGGTGCCGCCGACCGACGACGGGGCCGTCTCCACGACCAGCCGCGACGACGCGGACGTGCCGAGGGCCCTGCGTATCGCCGCCGCCTGGTCGTGGCGGCTCATCGTCATCGGGATCGTCGGCTGGGCGTTGCTGCGGATCTTCGGTGCCATCCGTGTCGTCATCGTCCCATTGCTGGTGGCGTTGCTGCTGGCTGCCCTGCTGGCGCCGGCCGTCGGCTGGCTGCTGCGCGCCCGGTTGCCGCGTACGCTGGCCACGGCCGTGGTGCTCATCGGCGGGTTGGCCGCAGTCGTCGGCACGCTGACCCTGGTGGTCAACGAGTTCATCGCGGGCCTGCCGGAGCTGAGCGCGAGCGCCGCGGCCGGCATCGGGCAGATTCAGACCTGGCTGCGCGACGGCCCGTTGAACCTCTCCGACACCCAACTCGACAGGTACATCGAGGCCGGACAGAACTGGATCAACGAGAACTCGCAGGCATTGACCAGCAACGCGCTCGCCACGGCAGGCACCGTGGTCGAGGTGTTCACCGGCGCACTGCTGGTGCTGTTCGCCACGTTCTTCTTCCTCCGCGACGGCGACCGGATCTGGCGGTTCCTGGTCGGGATGTTCCCGGTCGCCGCCCGCTGGCGGGTCAACGACGCCGGACGGGCCGCCTGGCGGACCCTGGTCGCCTACGTGCGCGCCACGGTGCTGGTGGCGTTCATCGACGCCGTGGGCATCGGGATCGCCCTGGTGCTGTTCGACGTGCCGTTCGCCTTTCCGCTGACGGCGCTGGTGTTCCTCGGCGCGTTCATACCGATCGTCGGCGCGACGCTGTCCGGCGCGGTCGCGGTCCTGGTGGCCCTGGTGGACGCTGGCTGGGTCACCGCGCTGATCATCTTCGGTGCGGTGATCGTGGTGCAGCAGGTGGAGGGCAACGTCCTGCAACCATGGATCATGGGTCGGGCGGTGGCGCTGCATCCGTTGCCCGTGGTGCTGGCGGTGACCGCCGGGGTGGTGCTGGAGGGCATCGTCGGCGCGCTTGTCGCCGTACCGCTGATCGCGGTGCTCAACACCGCCGTGCGCCGGCTGTCCCGGCAGCGGCCGACCACGCCGCCGCCCGCGCCGGAGGCGGTGGTGGTCCGCTCCACCCCGGTCTGA